A stretch of Geomonas oryzisoli DNA encodes these proteins:
- a CDS encoding CxxxxCH/CxxCH domain c-type cytochrome encodes MTLGAALLAGTKAEAAPQYNYGCDACHTMPPLDSANGRRIPATGAFKGNHGSHADSNALSCVKCHGSGVLVYQTGHRTDDIKVSGNINGSATGSYSRAFVNQTSVPPTPLGSCSNVNCHFERTSPEWGSAAYASPVDCNSCHGSSLSAGHPVSGSKHGTYYGTGTGACVKCHTDHSAEAKPFAHATSVTHRGIALNFTATPNNGGSYSGPTNDFLPSQTNTFGSCSGLYCHSDGTTKTGPFTTTTVPNWGNATLGCNGCHGGPASLGTKILATGKHQAHINNPGALGSNYGCVECHAKTAASDSAIAVTANHVNTFVEYSGAKAGKNYSGGSCSNTYCHTSGKKGVAGVASTVEPGNPSWSGAAMVCNGCHGAQPMGTAGVAFTSLAGEPNYVSSGLAAANSHEKHVGAAGASTCNSCHAKTTTTGTSIVAGGQHIDGLINYTSASASFGKKANKTCSNISCHSGNGKVPVVADAQWGTSLNCNGCHGGPLALGSNVINTGAHTQHTNQPSVIGDNMACAECHAKTVAVDTAIATPANHMNNFVDYSGVRAGKSSTLVSGTCSATYCHTSGKKGQTGMVATVEPANPSWSGPAMGCNGCHGAKPFGTAGVTFTSIAGEPNYASSGLAAANSHEKHVGAAGATTCANCHSKTTTNGTSIIAGSQHLDRLANYTSANGTFAKAANKSCSNITCHSGNGKVSGVFDAQWGTSLGCNGCHGGPAALGSRKLASGKHAAHMDQAAVLGDNLGCVECHSKTVSSDSAVSTPLNHMNSFVDYSGVRAGRSTTYSGGTCSATYCHTSGKKGQSGMVATVEPSAPSWSGAAMGCNGCHGAKPYGTAGVAFTSLAGEPNYVSSGLAAANSHEKHVGAAGATTCSKCHAKTTTNGTTLIAGNQHLNGFANYTAADLSFGKKVNKTCSNISCHSGNGKVVSVADAQWGATLGCNGCHGGPAALGSNIINTGAHNAHINQPSVLGDNLVCAECHSNTVSSNTAIGTPANHMNAFVDYSGAKAGKRSTVVGGTCSATYCHTSGKKGQANMVATVEPAAPNWNGPAMGCTGCHGAQPLGTAGVEFTSIAGEPNYLTGGPGATNANSHKKHVGAAGATTCSNCHSKTTTNGTAVIAGSQHLDRMANYTSANGSFGKVANKTCSNITCHSGNGKVSGVFDAQWGDTLSCNGCHGGPAALGTRKLNTGSHPQHMDQTSVLGDNLGCVECHSKTVSSDSLVSTPANHLNSFVDYSGVRAGRSTTYSGGTCSSTYCHTSGKKGQTGMVATVEPAAPVWGGAAIDCKGCHGAKPFGTAGVAFTSVAGEPNYVSSGLAAANSHEKHVGAAGASTCSKCHAKTTSNGTTLIAGSQHLNGFSNYTAADLSFGKKVNKTCSNISCHSSNGKIVSVADAQWGATLGCNGCHGGPVGLATNRIVTGAHAQHTNQASVIGDNLACVECHANTVTSDTTLGAANHMNNFVDYSGVRAGKRSTVVGGTCSATYCHTSGKKGQPGMVATIEPAAPNWSGTGMGCTGCHGAQGLGTGGVEFTSVAGEPNYTSGLPGTESANSHKKHVGSGGAATCVYCHSKTTSNGTAIISGSQHLNGFNNFTSGGGKTFYKRANKTCSNISCHSGNGKVAGVADAQWGATIGCNGCHGGPVALGTNILATGSHPQHMNTGSAVTNYGCVECHAQTVSSDTQISNTLVHADTYVNYSGVKAGKSSTYVGGVCSASYCHSSGKKGQTGMVATVEPAAPSWGGTALGCNGCHGAKTFGTAGVAFTSVAGEPNYTSGPQGSASANSHQKHVKAAGAATCVLCHSSTVDATGTQIIGNHTNKVADVLAGGTASFGYPGSKTCSNVSCHAGTGYTAANAVWGATLDCKGCHGTLSGAHTRHVGTAWGTLPFYNYTANVSTGSDTDGVTWKAYGFGCANCHPVTLANHMNGSVEVELNTVTGASTLRKKNSAAGLIGSTGTGTVSCSNVYCHENTTTPQWNQTYTAATRCSGCHENAPSTDSHAAHKVGIHYDNIYSGTTGLLPASGAVGVNAGHGDPAQSTTIGCNICHYNTVNVARNKYNSSCSTAACHGNTTGNNTDALGASRISNLANHVNGKNDIAFLPSTYIKSKAQVTDAAFVSYTGGLAGWNKTRTYKAGASSYDTSKGYLNTVGSYASGSCSNIVCHNGVTVHWVNDFGGARDCTMCHVNL; translated from the coding sequence ATGACGCTGGGAGCTGCGCTCCTGGCTGGCACAAAGGCCGAGGCCGCACCGCAGTACAACTACGGGTGCGATGCCTGCCACACCATGCCTCCTCTTGATTCAGCCAACGGACGGCGTATTCCGGCCACCGGTGCATTCAAGGGAAACCATGGCAGCCATGCCGACAGTAACGCGCTGTCGTGCGTCAAGTGTCACGGCTCCGGCGTACTCGTGTACCAGACCGGCCACCGCACCGACGACATCAAGGTCTCCGGCAACATCAACGGTTCCGCGACCGGCAGCTACAGCCGCGCCTTCGTGAACCAGACCTCGGTGCCCCCGACTCCGCTGGGGTCCTGCTCCAACGTGAACTGCCACTTCGAGCGCACCAGCCCCGAGTGGGGGAGCGCGGCCTATGCCAGCCCGGTCGATTGCAACAGCTGCCACGGCTCCTCGCTTTCCGCGGGGCACCCCGTATCCGGTTCCAAGCACGGCACCTACTACGGCACCGGCACCGGCGCCTGCGTCAAGTGCCACACGGACCACAGCGCCGAGGCGAAACCGTTTGCGCATGCGACCAGCGTGACCCACCGCGGCATTGCGCTCAACTTCACCGCGACACCGAACAACGGCGGGAGCTACTCCGGCCCGACCAACGATTTTCTCCCGAGCCAGACCAACACCTTTGGATCCTGCTCGGGCCTCTACTGCCACAGCGACGGCACCACCAAGACCGGTCCCTTCACGACAACCACCGTGCCCAACTGGGGCAACGCGACCCTGGGCTGCAACGGCTGCCACGGCGGTCCGGCGTCCCTGGGGACCAAGATCCTCGCTACCGGAAAGCACCAGGCCCACATCAACAACCCCGGGGCCCTGGGGAGCAACTACGGCTGCGTCGAGTGCCATGCGAAAACCGCAGCGAGCGACTCCGCAATTGCCGTTACCGCGAACCACGTCAACACCTTCGTCGAGTACTCCGGCGCGAAGGCCGGTAAGAACTACTCCGGCGGTTCCTGTTCCAACACCTACTGCCACACCTCGGGCAAGAAGGGTGTGGCGGGCGTGGCCTCGACCGTCGAGCCGGGCAACCCGTCCTGGAGCGGTGCGGCCATGGTCTGCAACGGCTGCCACGGCGCACAGCCGATGGGGACCGCAGGGGTTGCCTTCACTTCGCTCGCGGGCGAACCGAACTACGTGAGCTCCGGCCTTGCCGCCGCCAACAGCCATGAGAAGCACGTCGGGGCGGCGGGTGCCTCCACCTGCAACAGTTGCCACGCCAAGACCACGACCACCGGCACCAGCATCGTCGCCGGCGGCCAGCACATCGACGGCCTCATCAACTACACCTCCGCCAGCGCCAGCTTCGGCAAGAAGGCCAACAAGACCTGCTCCAACATCAGCTGCCATTCGGGCAACGGCAAGGTCCCCGTGGTAGCGGACGCCCAATGGGGCACCAGCCTTAACTGCAACGGTTGCCACGGTGGCCCGCTTGCTCTGGGCAGCAACGTCATCAATACCGGGGCGCACACCCAGCACACGAACCAGCCCTCGGTGATCGGCGACAACATGGCGTGCGCCGAGTGCCACGCGAAGACGGTCGCGGTCGACACCGCCATCGCGACGCCGGCAAACCACATGAACAACTTCGTGGACTACTCCGGCGTCAGGGCCGGCAAGAGCAGCACCCTGGTCTCCGGCACCTGCTCCGCGACCTACTGCCACACCTCCGGCAAGAAGGGGCAGACCGGCATGGTCGCCACCGTCGAGCCTGCCAACCCGTCCTGGAGCGGGCCGGCCATGGGGTGCAACGGCTGCCACGGCGCAAAACCCTTCGGTACCGCCGGCGTCACCTTCACCTCCATCGCCGGCGAGCCGAACTACGCGAGCTCCGGCCTTGCAGCAGCGAACAGCCACGAAAAGCACGTGGGCGCGGCAGGCGCCACCACCTGCGCCAACTGCCACTCCAAGACCACGACCAACGGCACGTCCATCATCGCGGGAAGCCAGCACCTGGATCGCCTAGCCAACTACACCTCCGCCAATGGCACCTTCGCCAAGGCCGCCAACAAGAGCTGCTCCAACATCACCTGCCACTCAGGCAACGGCAAGGTGTCCGGCGTGTTCGACGCCCAGTGGGGCACCTCCCTTGGCTGTAACGGCTGCCACGGAGGCCCTGCGGCTCTCGGCAGCAGGAAACTCGCATCCGGCAAGCACGCGGCGCACATGGACCAGGCAGCCGTTCTGGGGGACAACCTGGGCTGCGTCGAGTGCCACTCGAAAACGGTCTCCAGCGACTCGGCTGTATCCACACCGCTCAACCACATGAACTCCTTCGTGGACTACTCCGGCGTCAGGGCGGGCAGGAGCACCACCTACAGCGGCGGCACCTGCTCCGCCACCTACTGCCATACCTCCGGTAAGAAGGGACAGTCCGGGATGGTGGCGACGGTCGAGCCGTCAGCTCCCTCCTGGAGCGGCGCTGCCATGGGTTGCAACGGCTGCCACGGCGCGAAGCCGTATGGTACCGCAGGGGTCGCCTTCACCTCCCTCGCGGGCGAACCGAACTACGTGAGCTCCGGTCTCGCCGCGGCGAACAGCCACGAGAAGCACGTCGGCGCCGCCGGCGCCACCACCTGCTCCAAGTGCCACGCCAAGACCACGACCAACGGCACCACACTTATCGCAGGGAACCAGCACCTGAACGGCTTCGCCAACTACACCGCCGCCGACCTGAGCTTCGGCAAGAAGGTGAACAAGACCTGCTCCAACATCAGCTGCCACTCGGGCAACGGCAAGGTCGTCTCGGTAGCCGATGCGCAGTGGGGCGCCACCCTTGGCTGCAACGGCTGCCACGGCGGTCCGGCTGCCCTGGGCAGTAACATCATCAACACCGGGGCGCACAACGCCCACATCAACCAGCCCTCGGTGCTCGGGGATAACCTGGTGTGCGCCGAGTGCCACTCCAACACCGTCTCCAGCAACACCGCCATCGGCACCCCGGCAAACCACATGAACGCCTTCGTGGACTACTCCGGCGCCAAGGCGGGCAAGAGGAGCACCGTCGTCGGCGGCACCTGTTCCGCGACCTATTGCCACACCTCGGGCAAGAAGGGTCAGGCGAACATGGTGGCTACCGTCGAGCCGGCGGCCCCGAACTGGAACGGACCGGCCATGGGTTGCACCGGCTGCCACGGCGCACAACCCTTGGGGACCGCCGGGGTCGAGTTTACCTCCATCGCGGGTGAGCCGAACTACCTGACCGGCGGACCGGGCGCCACCAACGCCAACTCCCACAAGAAGCACGTGGGGGCGGCCGGTGCCACCACCTGCTCCAACTGCCACTCGAAGACCACGACCAACGGTACGGCCGTCATCGCGGGAAGCCAGCACCTGGACCGCATGGCCAACTACACCTCTGCCAACGGCAGCTTCGGCAAGGTCGCCAACAAGACCTGCTCCAACATCACCTGCCACAGCGGCAACGGCAAGGTGTCCGGCGTGTTCGACGCCCAATGGGGCGACACCCTTAGCTGTAACGGCTGCCACGGCGGCCCCGCGGCCCTGGGCACCAGGAAGCTCAACACCGGCAGCCACCCGCAGCACATGGACCAGACGAGCGTCCTGGGCGACAACCTGGGCTGTGTCGAGTGCCACTCCAAGACGGTCTCCAGCGACTCGCTGGTATCCACGCCTGCCAACCACCTGAACAGCTTCGTCGACTACTCCGGCGTCAGGGCGGGCAGGAGCACCACCTACAGCGGCGGCACCTGCTCCTCCACCTACTGCCACACCTCCGGCAAGAAGGGACAGACCGGCATGGTGGCAACGGTCGAACCGGCTGCTCCCGTCTGGGGCGGCGCCGCCATAGATTGCAAAGGCTGCCACGGCGCGAAGCCCTTCGGGACCGCAGGGGTCGCCTTCACCTCCGTCGCCGGCGAGCCGAACTACGTGAGCTCCGGCCTTGCCGCCGCCAACAGCCATGAGAAACACGTCGGCGCCGCCGGCGCCAGCACCTGCTCCAAGTGCCATGCGAAGACCACCAGCAACGGCACCACCTTGATCGCCGGTAGCCAACACCTGAACGGCTTCTCCAACTACACCGCAGCCGACCTGAGCTTCGGCAAGAAGGTGAACAAGACCTGCTCCAACATCAGCTGCCACTCGAGTAACGGCAAGATCGTCTCGGTCGCCGACGCGCAGTGGGGTGCCACCCTTGGCTGCAACGGCTGCCACGGCGGCCCGGTCGGCCTCGCCACCAACAGGATCGTCACCGGCGCCCACGCGCAGCATACCAACCAGGCCTCGGTGATCGGCGACAACCTGGCATGCGTCGAGTGCCATGCCAACACGGTCACCAGCGACACCACCCTGGGCGCCGCCAACCACATGAACAACTTCGTGGACTACTCCGGTGTCAGGGCCGGCAAGAGGAGCACCGTGGTCGGCGGCACCTGTTCCGCGACCTACTGCCACACCTCCGGTAAGAAGGGGCAGCCCGGCATGGTGGCCACCATCGAACCGGCGGCCCCGAACTGGAGCGGCACCGGCATGGGTTGCACCGGCTGCCACGGCGCGCAAGGCCTTGGCACCGGCGGTGTCGAGTTCACCAGCGTAGCCGGCGAGCCTAACTACACCTCCGGCCTGCCGGGGACCGAGAGCGCCAACTCCCACAAGAAGCACGTGGGGAGCGGCGGGGCAGCGACCTGCGTCTACTGCCACTCCAAGACCACGAGCAACGGCACCGCCATCATCAGCGGCAGCCAGCACCTGAACGGCTTCAACAACTTCACCTCGGGCGGCGGCAAGACCTTCTACAAACGCGCCAACAAGACCTGCTCCAACATCAGCTGCCACTCCGGCAACGGCAAGGTGGCGGGCGTGGCCGACGCACAGTGGGGCGCGACCATTGGCTGCAACGGCTGCCACGGCGGCCCGGTGGCCCTGGGCACCAACATCCTCGCCACCGGCTCGCACCCGCAGCACATGAACACCGGCTCCGCCGTAACCAACTACGGCTGCGTGGAGTGCCACGCGCAAACAGTCTCCAGCGATACCCAGATCTCCAACACGCTGGTCCACGCCGACACTTACGTGAACTACTCCGGCGTCAAGGCCGGCAAGAGCAGCACCTATGTCGGCGGCGTCTGCTCCGCCAGCTACTGCCACAGCTCCGGCAAGAAGGGACAGACCGGGATGGTTGCGACTGTCGAGCCGGCAGCTCCGTCCTGGGGCGGCACCGCACTGGGCTGCAACGGCTGCCACGGCGCCAAGACCTTCGGCACCGCCGGGGTCGCTTTCACCTCGGTTGCCGGCGAGCCGAACTACACCAGCGGGCCCCAAGGGTCCGCAAGCGCCAACTCGCACCAAAAGCACGTCAAAGCAGCCGGCGCCGCCACCTGCGTGCTGTGCCACAGCAGCACCGTGGACGCAACCGGCACCCAGATCATCGGCAACCACACCAACAAGGTGGCCGACGTGCTCGCCGGCGGCACCGCAAGCTTCGGTTACCCGGGGAGCAAGACCTGCTCCAACGTCTCCTGCCACGCCGGCACCGGCTACACCGCCGCCAACGCCGTCTGGGGCGCGACGCTTGACTGCAAAGGCTGCCACGGCACCCTCTCCGGCGCCCACACCCGCCACGTCGGCACCGCCTGGGGCACCCTGCCGTTCTACAACTACACCGCCAACGTCTCCACCGGTTCCGACACCGACGGTGTCACCTGGAAGGCCTACGGCTTCGGCTGCGCCAACTGCCACCCGGTCACCCTGGCGAACCACATGAACGGCAGCGTCGAGGTGGAGCTGAACACGGTCACCGGCGCCAGCACGCTCAGGAAGAAGAACAGCGCCGCCGGCCTCATCGGCAGCACCGGCACCGGCACGGTTTCCTGCTCCAACGTCTACTGCCACGAGAACACTACCACGCCGCAGTGGAACCAGACCTACACCGCAGCGACCCGCTGCTCGGGCTGCCACGAGAATGCACCGAGCACCGACTCGCACGCGGCGCACAAGGTCGGCATCCACTACGACAACATCTACTCCGGCACCACCGGCCTTTTGCCGGCATCGGGCGCGGTGGGCGTCAACGCCGGCCACGGCGACCCGGCGCAATCGACCACCATCGGCTGCAACATCTGCCACTACAACACGGTCAACGTGGCCAGGAACAAGTACAACAGCTCCTGCTCCACCGCGGCCTGCCACGGCAACACCACCGGCAACAACACCGACGCCCTGGGCGCTTCCAGGATCAGCAACTTGGCCAACCACGTCAACGGCAAGAACGACATCGCCTTCTTGCCGAGCACCTATATCAAGTCGAAGGCCCAGGTCACCGACGCGGCCTTCGTCTCCTACACCGGCGGCCTTGCCGGCTGGAACAAGACCCGCACCTACAAAGCGGGTGCTTCGAGCTACGACACCTCGAAGGGGTACCTCAACACCGTCGGCAGCTACGCCAGCGGCAGCTGCTCCAACATCGTCTGCCACAACGGCGTGACCGTACACTGGGTCAACGACTTCGGCGGAGCACGCGATTGCACCATGTGCCATGTCAACCTGTAA